A window of Dysgonomonadaceae bacterium PH5-43 contains these coding sequences:
- a CDS encoding hypothetical protein (product_source=Hypo-rule applied; pfam=PF08757,PF14200; smart=SM00458; superfamily=50370; tigrfam=TIGR04183), with protein MKNLVLTCCLTLFLSLLYSEIYSQAILKQYTNIPTMYIDTEGGIPVTSKTTYIPAVVNIVSSDTTENLSMITEIRGRGNGTWGKPKKPYRIKLSKKTNLLNMPAKAKIWTMLANQADKTLMRNALAFKIGELVELEFTPSGRFVDLVFNGEYQGNYFVADQIRVEKDRVDIEEQEPFDTELPDITGGYLLELDGYASSEPKYFVSGKGVPITVKYPNDDEISDAQMEYIEEHINKFESRLFAKNFKDSIEGYRPWIDEHSLINWYIACELTGNPDCFWSTYIYKRRNNNKIFFGPLWDYDIAFNNDHRMGNAEEKLMRNYAHYPINKQWLMQISRDEWFHKAVKERWNQLIENKLEEKLLAFIDDTRNLIYESQELNYNIWGPVHQASHLEYYLFDTYDEGVDYLSDYIKVRIAYLTESFNTNIEPYTPFEPENYYYMIKNDAADKFISVVDNSTLPDAALCIWDEEKDNYSQHWEIVSTDTDNEYQIINRASKLAIWNENLAKDILQKESDSNDINQRWKLEQIYDNNGVVGLTNIASSSALDNRGGAKNNGNLLIGWTSETTSNANQQWRFVKVEPINPEEPNIPDNVKDVKFSRVYITSNPISKSDGITIILPENVSGSIIVELFNVKGNRLFNKNYRNLQEIHLAIPSINKGIYILRITTKDILYNQKLFVLE; from the coding sequence ATGAAAAACTTAGTGCTTACTTGTTGCCTTACTTTGTTTTTGAGTTTGTTGTATTCTGAAATATATTCGCAAGCAATATTAAAACAGTATACAAATATACCTACTATGTATATAGATACCGAAGGAGGAATACCTGTAACAAGTAAAACCACCTACATACCTGCCGTTGTTAATATTGTAAGTAGTGATACTACTGAAAATCTGAGTATGATTACAGAAATAAGAGGACGAGGAAACGGCACTTGGGGTAAACCAAAGAAACCATACCGCATTAAATTAAGCAAAAAAACTAATCTTCTTAATATGCCAGCAAAAGCTAAAATATGGACAATGTTGGCTAATCAAGCTGATAAAACATTAATGAGAAATGCTCTTGCTTTTAAGATAGGAGAACTGGTTGAGTTGGAGTTCACTCCTTCTGGGCGTTTTGTCGATTTGGTATTCAATGGCGAATATCAGGGTAACTATTTTGTTGCAGATCAAATAAGAGTGGAAAAAGATAGAGTTGATATTGAAGAACAAGAGCCTTTTGATACTGAATTACCTGACATAACTGGAGGGTATCTTTTGGAGTTAGATGGCTATGCTTCGTCTGAACCTAAATACTTTGTCAGCGGCAAAGGAGTACCCATTACGGTTAAGTATCCTAATGATGATGAAATAAGTGATGCTCAAATGGAATACATTGAAGAGCATATAAATAAGTTTGAATCTCGATTGTTTGCCAAAAATTTCAAAGACTCAATAGAGGGTTATAGACCTTGGATTGATGAGCATTCTTTAATTAACTGGTATATAGCTTGCGAACTCACTGGAAATCCCGATTGTTTTTGGAGCACGTATATATATAAACGCAGAAATAACAACAAAATATTCTTTGGTCCTTTGTGGGATTACGACATAGCTTTTAATAACGACCATCGTATGGGAAATGCGGAAGAAAAACTAATGAGAAATTATGCTCATTATCCTATAAACAAACAATGGTTGATGCAAATAAGTAGAGATGAATGGTTTCATAAAGCGGTAAAAGAACGTTGGAATCAATTAATAGAAAACAAGTTAGAGGAAAAGCTTTTAGCTTTTATCGATGATACTCGAAATCTTATTTATGAATCGCAAGAGTTAAACTACAATATATGGGGACCTGTACATCAAGCAAGCCATCTCGAATATTATCTTTTCGATACTTACGATGAAGGTGTTGATTATCTATCCGATTATATTAAAGTAAGAATTGCTTACCTTACTGAAAGTTTCAATACGAATATAGAACCTTATACTCCTTTTGAGCCTGAGAATTATTATTATATGATAAAGAACGATGCCGCTGATAAATTTATAAGCGTTGTTGACAACTCTACCCTACCCGATGCTGCTTTATGTATATGGGACGAAGAGAAAGATAATTATTCGCAACACTGGGAAATCGTATCTACAGATACCGACAACGAATATCAGATAATCAACAGAGCTTCGAAGCTCGCTATTTGGAATGAAAATTTAGCTAAAGACATATTACAAAAAGAATCTGACTCTAATGATATTAATCAACGCTGGAAGCTTGAACAAATATATGATAATAATGGAGTTGTTGGTCTTACGAATATAGCTTCTTCATCTGCATTAGATAACAGAGGCGGAGCTAAAAACAATGGCAATCTTCTTATTGGCTGGACTTCAGAAACAACATCGAACGCTAATCAACAATGGAGATTTGTTAAAGTAGAACCTATAAATCCCGAAGAACCTAATATTCCCGACAATGTAAAAGACGTAAAGTTCAGTAGAGTATATATTACGTCAAATCCTATAAGTAAGTCTGATGGTATAACAATAATACTTCCTGAAAATGTATCGGGAAGTATTATTGTTGAGTTGTTTAATGTAAAGGGTAATCGACTGTTTAATAAGAATTACAGAAACTTACAAGAAATACACCTTGCAATTCCATCAATCAATAAAGGGATATACATACTAAGAATAACTACAAAAGATATTCTGTATAATCAAAAACTGTTTGTTTTAGAGTGA
- a CDS encoding alcohol dehydrogenase YqhD (iron-dependent ADH family) (product_source=COG1979; cath_funfam=1.20.1090.10,3.40.50.1970; cog=COG1979; ko=KO:K19955; pfam=PF00465; superfamily=56796), whose protein sequence is MNNFRFCSPTEFVFGKDTISRTAALLKKYNATKVLIHYGGKHAERSGLLKEVESLLQNEFIEYIKLGGVQPNPLDTLVYEGIELCRKENVNFILAVGGGSVIDSAKAIAAGVPYAGDFWNFFEGTVSITKALPLGTILTIPAAGSEASNSMVITKTEGMLKRGAGGERLRPVFAIMDPTLTFSLPAYQTACGIADMMAHVMERYFTKTQGVELTDNMCEAILKSIIKEAPIVIAEPNNYNSRANIMWAGTVAHNGICGVGREEDWASHELEHELSALYDVAHGAGLAVMFPAWMQYVYSSDVNRFVRFAVNVWGITESSDKKETALKGISAIKDFFKSIGLPVNFNELGAKASDIDTLVKQLRINNGETIGAFRKLEMADARAIYEIAAKG, encoded by the coding sequence ATGAATAACTTTAGATTTTGTTCGCCTACCGAATTCGTTTTCGGTAAAGATACGATTTCGCGTACAGCTGCTTTACTTAAAAAGTATAATGCAACGAAAGTATTAATTCATTATGGAGGTAAACACGCAGAGCGTAGTGGTTTGCTTAAAGAAGTAGAAAGTCTTCTTCAAAATGAATTTATAGAATATATTAAGTTAGGAGGGGTGCAACCTAATCCTCTTGACACACTTGTTTATGAAGGAATAGAACTTTGTAGAAAAGAAAACGTAAACTTTATTCTTGCAGTAGGAGGTGGTAGCGTTATAGACTCTGCAAAAGCAATAGCAGCAGGAGTTCCTTATGCTGGAGATTTTTGGAATTTCTTCGAAGGAACTGTTTCTATAACCAAAGCTTTGCCTTTAGGAACAATACTTACTATTCCGGCTGCTGGTAGCGAGGCTTCTAATAGTATGGTTATAACAAAAACAGAGGGAATGCTGAAAAGAGGAGCAGGCGGTGAGCGTCTTCGTCCTGTGTTTGCTATAATGGATCCAACGCTTACTTTTAGTTTGCCTGCATACCAAACAGCTTGTGGCATTGCCGATATGATGGCACACGTTATGGAAAGGTATTTTACAAAAACACAAGGGGTTGAACTAACCGATAATATGTGCGAAGCTATTCTTAAATCTATAATAAAAGAAGCTCCGATTGTTATTGCCGAACCAAATAATTACAATTCTCGTGCAAATATAATGTGGGCAGGAACTGTTGCTCATAATGGTATATGTGGTGTAGGAAGAGAAGAAGACTGGGCATCGCACGAATTAGAGCACGAACTAAGTGCATTGTATGATGTTGCTCACGGAGCAGGCTTAGCTGTAATGTTTCCTGCATGGATGCAATATGTTTATTCTTCTGATGTTAATCGTTTTGTTCGTTTTGCTGTAAATGTATGGGGAATAACCGAAAGTTCCGACAAAAAAGAGACAGCTCTTAAAGGTATATCAGCTATAAAAGACTTCTTTAAGTCGATAGGCTTACCTGTAAACTTTAACGAACTTGGAGCTAAAGCTTCTGATATAGATACATTAGTTAAACAACTTCGGATTAATAACGGAGAAACTATTGGAGCTTTCCGTAAGTTAGAGATGGCTGATGCTCGTGCAATATACGAAATAGCAGCGAAGGGATAA
- a CDS encoding hypothetical protein (product_source=Hypo-rule applied; pfam=PF11738,PF13739; superfamily=159902,49401; transmembrane_helix_parts=Inside_1_4,TMhelix_5_24,Outside_25_542): MKKVVLSFSLCCFIINIVAQTSIYRDNDFRFLGVEEVKSYNLYGKKNNPSCNLRINFFYPHTAINKELQTKLQSYFIEEFFGAEYASMTPEKATKAYSKNYLENYKETFEKSGLYKLDEKNAKAKGETVNDFGYHYNFDKTMRNTIKFNKGSIVSQVINVTEYEGGPHASSYTKGLVYDIETGKNISYQDIFYNDVEDKISELITKSLMEERMFANEEVMIDLGFTTTQIPPSDNFIANDKGITFIYNRYDVGSFALSLIDIFVPYSELYVYMKPECSLFRWANLYYAGNRIKYDTSYLNEEFYAYDREKFPGFVCKMQFTYPKAYRDQVTLENLQKLFITNGLGEVYSEFTPEEALRLFYSKMLSEYDDFTSSRETQKMVSEIEQSENNFPQTIMALSKEFTMTNNFYLNNNDLISYTITTYNYDGGAHGMEITKGFTVKLSEAKLIKYSDILIPTSIEGLKPLLVNALLDSKEFENINELKNEGYEINKIVPTNNFYIDEEGITFIYNPYEIGPYSLGTTTIHLPFSDIKKYLTNEYRYE, translated from the coding sequence ATGAAGAAGGTAGTATTAAGCTTTAGTTTGTGTTGTTTTATTATAAATATAGTGGCTCAAACATCTATTTATAGGGACAATGATTTCAGGTTTTTAGGAGTAGAAGAAGTTAAATCGTACAACCTATACGGGAAGAAAAACAACCCTTCGTGTAATTTGAGGATTAATTTCTTTTATCCTCATACTGCAATAAATAAAGAATTACAAACTAAATTACAATCGTATTTTATAGAAGAATTTTTTGGTGCAGAATATGCTTCAATGACTCCAGAAAAGGCAACTAAAGCTTATTCTAAAAACTATCTGGAAAACTATAAAGAAACCTTCGAAAAGTCGGGATTATATAAACTTGATGAGAAAAATGCTAAAGCGAAAGGAGAAACGGTTAATGACTTTGGCTACCACTACAATTTCGATAAAACAATGCGAAATACTATCAAGTTTAATAAAGGTAGTATAGTTAGTCAGGTAATTAATGTAACCGAATACGAAGGCGGACCGCATGCGTCGTCTTACACAAAAGGTTTAGTTTACGATATAGAAACTGGTAAAAACATTTCTTACCAAGATATATTTTACAATGATGTAGAAGATAAAATATCGGAGCTTATAACTAAGAGTTTAATGGAAGAAAGAATGTTTGCCAACGAAGAAGTAATGATAGACTTAGGATTTACAACTACTCAAATTCCTCCATCAGATAATTTTATTGCCAACGACAAAGGTATTACCTTTATATATAATAGATACGATGTAGGATCGTTTGCTCTTAGTTTGATTGATATATTTGTTCCTTACTCTGAATTGTATGTTTATATGAAACCCGAATGCTCTTTATTTCGTTGGGCAAATCTTTACTATGCGGGTAACAGGATAAAATACGACACTTCATATCTTAATGAAGAGTTTTACGCTTACGACCGCGAAAAGTTTCCTGGATTTGTTTGTAAAATGCAATTTACATACCCTAAAGCTTATCGCGATCAAGTAACTCTTGAAAATCTTCAAAAATTATTTATAACTAATGGTTTAGGAGAAGTGTATTCGGAATTTACACCAGAAGAAGCTCTTCGACTTTTCTATTCTAAGATGCTTTCTGAATATGATGATTTTACATCTTCAAGAGAAACACAAAAAATGGTTAGCGAAATAGAACAAAGTGAAAACAACTTTCCTCAAACTATAATGGCTTTGAGTAAGGAGTTTACTATGACTAATAATTTCTATCTTAACAATAACGATTTAATAAGTTATACAATAACTACTTACAATTACGATGGTGGTGCTCACGGAATGGAAATAACTAAAGGTTTTACCGTTAAACTATCGGAAGCTAAATTAATTAAATACAGCGATATTTTAATTCCAACTTCAATAGAAGGATTGAAACCTTTATTGGTAAACGCTTTGTTAGATTCTAAAGAGTTCGAGAATATAAATGAACTGAAAAATGAAGGATATGAAATAAACAAGATTGTTCCTACCAACAACTTCTATATTGACGAAGAAGGAATAACATTTATCTATAATCCTTACGAAATAGGGCCTTATTCTTTAGGAACAACAACTATACATTTACCCTTCTCTGATATTAAAAAGTATTTAACAAACGAATACAGATATGAATAA
- a CDS encoding 1-acyl-sn-glycerol-3-phosphate acyltransferase (product_source=KO:K00655; cog=COG0204; ko=KO:K00655; pfam=PF01553; smart=SM00563; superfamily=69593; tigrfam=TIGR00530; transmembrane_helix_parts=Inside_1_4,TMhelix_5_27,Outside_28_244) has protein sequence MQKILAYPLSVIYYLLFGFTLVFFHIVQWICFNLFGYEAHKKSVDILFFFLVANTYVLGTRYKIKNLDKLPEGVPLIIAANHQSLYDITTIGWIMRKAHPKFVSKIELGKGIPSISYNLNHGGSVLIDRKDSKQALTAIKEMGQYIETNKRAVVIFPEGTRSKTGKPGRFAENGLKILCKYAPSAYVVPVTINNSWKMTKWGAFPLSLCNTLEFIIQEPISVKETSFPELFAKTEQVIVQDIKF, from the coding sequence ATGCAAAAAATACTGGCATATCCTCTTTCTGTTATCTATTATCTGCTTTTTGGATTCACGTTAGTGTTTTTTCATATTGTGCAGTGGATTTGTTTCAACTTGTTTGGCTATGAAGCACATAAAAAGAGTGTAGATATACTATTTTTCTTCTTGGTAGCGAATACATACGTTTTAGGTACAAGGTACAAAATAAAGAACCTAGACAAACTTCCGGAAGGAGTGCCTCTTATAATTGCCGCCAATCATCAAAGTTTATACGATATAACTACTATTGGTTGGATTATGAGGAAAGCACATCCTAAATTTGTTAGTAAGATTGAGTTAGGAAAAGGAATTCCCAGTATTTCGTACAATCTAAATCATGGAGGGTCGGTACTTATTGACAGAAAAGATTCGAAACAGGCTCTAACTGCAATTAAAGAAATGGGGCAATATATAGAAACAAACAAACGAGCTGTTGTAATATTTCCTGAAGGAACACGCAGTAAAACAGGAAAACCAGGACGCTTCGCCGAAAACGGATTGAAAATTCTTTGTAAATATGCGCCATCGGCTTATGTTGTTCCTGTTACTATTAACAATTCGTGGAAAATGACAAAGTGGGGAGCTTTTCCTCTAAGTCTATGCAATACACTTGAATTTATAATTCAAGAGCCTATATCAGTAAAGGAGACGTCTTTCCCTGAACTTTTTGCAAAAACAGAACAAGTAATAGTTCAAGATATTAAATTTTAA
- a CDS encoding nitronate monooxygenase (product_source=KO:K00459; cath_funfam=3.20.20.70; cog=COG2070; ko=KO:K00459; pfam=PF03060; superfamily=51412) codes for MKSFFIGNLEVKLPVIQGGMGVGVSLSGLASAVANEGGIGVISCAGLGLIYNKYPGDYLNKCILGLKEEISKAKEKTKGIVGVNIMVALSNYADMVKTSIAEKVDIIFAGAGLPFDLPSYLTSESRTKLVPIVSSSRAAKIICDKWKNNFGYLPDAIVVEGPKAGGHLGFKVDQLEDEHYSLEQLIPEVVNIASLYKEEKNIPVIAAGGISTGEDILRFIEMGASGVQMGTTFVTTKECDASDTFKEVFVNAKQTDIKIIQSPVGMPGRAIDGEFIQSVEKGLEKPKNCPFHCIKTCDYTKSPYCIVQCLYQAARGNMKKGYAFSGINVHLSEKISSVKEVITKLKAEFLKAKAAEGGI; via the coding sequence ATGAAGTCATTTTTTATAGGAAATCTGGAAGTAAAGCTTCCAGTAATTCAAGGAGGTATGGGAGTTGGAGTCTCTTTATCGGGATTAGCTTCGGCAGTAGCTAACGAAGGAGGTATTGGCGTTATTTCGTGTGCAGGTTTAGGTTTAATCTACAATAAATATCCAGGAGATTATTTAAACAAATGTATTTTAGGATTAAAAGAAGAAATATCAAAAGCTAAAGAAAAGACAAAAGGTATAGTTGGAGTCAATATTATGGTTGCATTAAGCAATTATGCCGATATGGTAAAAACGTCTATAGCCGAAAAGGTTGATATTATCTTTGCTGGAGCAGGACTACCTTTCGATTTACCTTCTTATTTAACAAGCGAAAGCAGAACTAAATTGGTTCCTATTGTATCGTCTTCGCGAGCAGCTAAAATTATTTGCGACAAATGGAAAAACAACTTTGGATATTTACCAGATGCTATTGTTGTAGAAGGTCCAAAAGCAGGTGGACACTTAGGTTTCAAAGTAGACCAACTTGAAGATGAGCATTATTCTCTGGAACAGCTTATTCCTGAAGTGGTAAACATTGCCAGCTTATACAAAGAAGAGAAAAACATTCCGGTTATTGCTGCTGGAGGAATCTCTACAGGAGAAGACATACTTCGTTTTATCGAAATGGGAGCTTCGGGTGTGCAAATGGGAACTACATTTGTTACAACTAAAGAGTGTGATGCATCAGATACATTCAAAGAAGTGTTTGTAAATGCAAAACAAACAGATATAAAGATTATTCAAAGTCCGGTAGGAATGCCTGGAAGAGCGATTGATGGTGAGTTTATTCAAAGTGTAGAAAAAGGTTTGGAGAAACCTAAAAACTGTCCTTTCCATTGTATAAAAACCTGCGATTATACTAAAAGTCCATATTGTATTGTTCAATGTCTTTATCAGGCAGCCAGAGGCAATATGAAGAAAGGATACGCCTTTTCAGGAATTAATGTTCATTTGTCTGAAAAAATATCAAGTGTAAAAGAAGTTATTACCAAACTAAAGGCTGAATTTCTTAAAGCAAAAGCAGCAGAAGGAGGAATCTAA
- a CDS encoding POT family proton-dependent oligopeptide transporter (product_source=KO:K03305; cath_funfam=1.20.1250.20; cog=COG3104; ko=KO:K03305; pfam=PF00854; superfamily=103473; transmembrane_helix_parts=Inside_1_11,TMhelix_12_34,Outside_35_43,TMhelix_44_66,Inside_67_70,TMhelix_71_93,Outside_94_102,TMhelix_103_122,Inside_123_142,TMhelix_143_162,Outside_163_229,TMhelix_230_252,Inside_253_291,TMhelix_292_309,Outside_310_332,TMhelix_333_355,Inside_356_361,TMhelix_362_384,Outside_385_398,TMhelix_399_418,Inside_419_430,TMhelix_431_453,Outside_454_472,TMhelix_473_495,Inside_496_507,TMhelix_508_530,Outside_531_533,TMhelix_534_556,Inside_557_566): MFNNHPKGLYALALANTGERFGYYTMLAIFVLFLQAKFGLDESTTSTIFGGFLALVYFMPLVGGIIADKWLGYGKTVTIGIIVMFAGYLFLSIPTARDSASMGIMFAALFLIAAGTGLFKGNLQVMVGNLYDDPKYKSQRDNAFSIFYMAINLGALYAPTAATKVTNYFLGQEGLVYNAKIPNLAHQFLDTTKEMDPAGLAEFTNLAATQKAGMELTEFSNLYIDKLSEAYNYGFAVACFSLVVSMLIYLGFRKTYKHADYNAKQLAAQQATGNSTVAKEAELTPQQTKERIVALVLVFSVVIFFWMSFHQNGLTMTFFARDYTANAATGLDRIGFDVLNLTFIIIAVYALFNIFQSAAAKAKAIGGGIFAAAVAALVFNYMQANDSVDVFPQIFQQFNPFFVVVLTPVSLAIFGALASKGKEPSAPRKIGIGMVIAALGFLILAVGSMGLATPEELKATGGVSDTLVSPNWLISTYLVLTFAELLLSPMGISFVSKVAPPKYKGLMMGGWFAATAIGNYLVAIIGYLWGGLPLWLVWGILVALCLISAIFMFSILKKLEKVTNDC, from the coding sequence ATGTTTAACAATCACCCTAAAGGCTTATACGCTTTAGCCCTTGCTAATACCGGAGAAAGATTCGGGTATTACACTATGCTTGCGATATTCGTATTGTTTTTGCAAGCTAAGTTTGGATTAGATGAAAGTACAACGTCAACCATCTTCGGAGGTTTCTTGGCGTTAGTTTATTTTATGCCCCTTGTAGGAGGTATAATCGCCGACAAATGGCTCGGTTATGGTAAAACAGTAACTATAGGTATTATAGTTATGTTTGCTGGTTATCTGTTCTTGTCGATACCAACGGCGAGAGATAGCGCATCAATGGGAATTATGTTTGCCGCTTTATTCCTTATTGCAGCAGGAACTGGTTTATTCAAAGGTAACTTACAAGTTATGGTTGGTAACTTGTACGACGATCCTAAGTATAAATCACAACGCGACAATGCGTTTAGTATTTTCTATATGGCTATCAACTTAGGCGCTTTATATGCTCCAACGGCTGCTACTAAGGTAACTAACTATTTCTTAGGTCAAGAAGGTTTAGTTTATAATGCTAAAATTCCTAATCTTGCTCATCAATTCTTAGATACAACTAAAGAAATGGACCCTGCTGGTTTAGCTGAATTTACAAATTTAGCTGCTACTCAAAAAGCAGGAATGGAACTTACAGAGTTCAGTAACTTATATATAGATAAATTATCAGAAGCTTACAACTACGGTTTCGCTGTTGCTTGTTTCTCTCTTGTTGTATCTATGTTGATATATCTTGGTTTCAGAAAAACATACAAACACGCTGATTACAATGCAAAACAATTAGCAGCTCAACAAGCTACTGGCAATTCTACTGTTGCTAAAGAGGCAGAACTTACTCCTCAGCAAACAAAAGAAAGAATTGTTGCTTTAGTTTTAGTGTTCTCTGTTGTTATCTTCTTCTGGATGTCTTTCCACCAAAACGGACTTACAATGACATTCTTTGCTCGCGACTATACAGCCAACGCTGCCACAGGATTAGATAGAATAGGTTTCGATGTGTTGAATCTTACTTTTATTATAATTGCAGTTTATGCTTTGTTTAATATATTCCAATCTGCTGCTGCCAAAGCGAAAGCAATAGGAGGCGGTATCTTTGCCGCAGCCGTAGCAGCTCTTGTTTTCAATTATATGCAAGCAAACGACTCTGTAGATGTATTCCCACAAATATTCCAACAGTTTAATCCTTTCTTTGTAGTAGTGCTTACTCCTGTATCGCTTGCTATATTTGGTGCGTTAGCGAGCAAAGGCAAAGAGCCATCAGCTCCTCGTAAAATCGGAATCGGTATGGTTATCGCAGCTTTAGGTTTCTTAATTTTAGCAGTAGGCTCTATGGGATTAGCAACTCCTGAAGAATTAAAAGCAACAGGTGGTGTTAGCGATACTTTAGTATCTCCAAACTGGTTGATAAGTACTTACTTAGTATTAACATTCGCAGAATTATTATTAAGTCCGATGGGTATTTCGTTTGTATCTAAGGTAGCTCCTCCTAAATATAAAGGATTAATGATGGGAGGCTGGTTTGCTGCAACGGCAATCGGTAACTACTTAGTAGCTATTATTGGTTACTTATGGGGAGGATTACCTCTTTGGTTAGTATGGGGTATACTTGTAGCATTATGCTTAATATCTGCTATCTTTATGTTCTCTATATTAAAGAAATTAGAAAAAGTAACTAACGACTGTTAA